The sequence AAAAAAGAGTAATGCAATAAAATCCGTTCGAGTTTCTCGCCTTTTCGTAAATTCTCCTTCATATCTTTTCCTAGTTGTTGATAGAAAGGCTGGTCTTCGTGTTGTTCAAACAAGGTTAGGGCTTCATTAACACTTAACCCACCAGATAATAGATGGCTTAATTGGGTCGAGAAATAATGGGTATAAAATAATCTTAAATAATTTGAAAGAAATGGAACTTTCATCAAAAGGATTTTTTGTTGCAGAGGAGAGATTTTCCGAAAATGAGAAAAATAATAGTAAATAGATAAACCTACAATGAAACTGAGTAGAAAAAATAATAGGGGAACTGCATGGTCGAGATTATTGATCATCCTTGTAAAGACATTAACCTCTAAATTCATCGTAGAAAATAACAATGAAAAACGTGGCAATAAATACTTCTGAACAAAAGTAAACAAAATGATTGTAGTCCCTATTAGAAAGAGTGGATATGAAAATAGCTTTTTCAACTTTGTTAAATCTTTCACTTTACTTTCAATCATTTTACTGCCTTCGATAAACGCTGTAGCCAAACCACCATGCTTCTCGGCAAAAAACACATAACCTGTTAGATGTTTATCAAAGTGTAACTTTTGCAAAATGGAGTAAAATGGATAACCTTCTTTTAATAAAATAAGACCTTCCTTGATTTGACCTCTTCTTTGCTTTGGTAAATGAATAATTAATGATTCAAGAGCATCTGATAAGGGATATCCTCTGACTAAAAGCTCACCTGTCATCTTTAGAAAACTCGCCTGTTCTAGTAAAGACCACTTATTTTTCATCTGTAAACACCCATCTGTCATACTCATCTTCTTTAATATAACCTAAAGCAATTCCCTTTCTAATGACATCCCTTAATGTTTGATGAGGACTGATTAACTTTTCTCCCTTTACTTCACCAAGTGCCGATGAAAGTGACTTGCCAGAAAGCAATTCAAAGACACTGGACCTTTTGGCTTTACCGTAACTTAAACAATAGGGTGAACATTCTCCAGAACAGTAGGGACAGGTTAGCTCAACAAGTCTTTGAGCCGTAATGGCTACTAATGTCTGCTGTATCTCCTGCCAATTTACCCCAAATTCCACAAGTCGATAAATGGCCCCCTTAGCATCTCTTGTGTGCATTGTCGTCAACACCAAATGCCCTGTTAGTGCAGCACGTATCGCAATTTTAGCTGTTTCCGCATCACGTATCTCTCCAACCATAATAATATCAGGATCATGTCTTAAAATAGCTTTTAAGCCAGTCGTGTACGTTATTCCGGCCTTTTCATTTACTTGCACTTGAAGTACCAGTTCATTCTCTTTTTCAATCGGGTCTTCTAAAGTAATAACATTTCGATTGTATAAATGGGATGTTTCATTAAGAAGTGAATACAAAGTGGATGTTTTTCCACTACCTGTTGGACCAGTTAGTACAATTAAACCATGTGAATGCTTTAATAAAGCTAATAATTTTCTAGTCATAGACGGGAAAAGTGAGATTTGGTAAATGGGAATGTGTTCATGAAGGGGGAGAAGTCGGATCACTAGGCTTTCACTTTGTGCGGCTGGAAGCGTGGATAAGCGAAGACCTACCATTTTTCCATCAATTACGTAAGAGCAGGAGCCACTTTGGGGTCGCCGGCGTTCACCAATATCCATGGAAGCGGTAAATTTAAAATGAGAAACGAGACGATCACATTCTTCTTTTGGCAAATGCAGCTTTGGAACTAATTTGTTAGAGATTCTAAGTTGTACGAGAGTATCATTTCGACGTGGGATAATGTGGACATCAGTGGCGCAACTTCTGACTGCATCTGTGATGATTTTATCAGCGAGGCTTTCAATTGAACTCAAAATTACATACACCGCCTTTTAAATAGTATACTAAGAAAGATTCTCCCCTTTTTTTAAAATACCTTCTCTATAAAAAAATAAGCACATGTATTCTAATCATTGTTCACAAATTATTCATAATAGCCGGCTAATTATTGACACAATAATTAAATTTTTCTAAAAATAAGACGTTAATTGTGAACGTTTTCTAAACTTATGGTGAATATAGTGTAAACCTTTTAAACTCAATATTATAATAGAATAAAGTATAGAGTCTCGAGGTGAGCTTCATGGAACAAACACTCAAAATAACCAATGTACTATCCGATCCAACCCGTTATTATATTTATAACTATATTTCGACACGACACCAAGAAGTAACAGTACAAGAAATTGCTGAAAAGTTCGATATTCACCCAAATGTTGCACGTCTTCATTTAACAAAGCTAGAAGATGTAAATATGCTCGTATCTGAAACGAGAAAAACAGGAAAAGGCGGGAGACCAAGCAGACTTTATCGTCTTTCAAAAGATGTCATTCAACTCCACTTTCCATACCGCGATTACCAATTACTCTCTAAAATTGCGATTGAGACAATGGCTTCTTTAGGGGAAGTTGGGCAAAAGGCACTTTATGAAACAGGTCGAAAGTTTGGTCTAGAGTTGATTGAACAGGAACTTTCTAAAAACATGCAGTCAGTGGACAAGTTAACCTTTGACGAAAAGATCAATATTATTAAAACAGCTTCTACAATCGCAGGACTTTCTCCTGATTTTCAAGTCAGCGAAGACAAAACAAAGGTACATTTCCAAGTTTTCAATTGTCCATTCAAAGAAGTAGCTCAACAACATATTGAAAATGTTTGTGAAATGCATGTTGAATTCCTTAAAGGAATGTTCCAAGCATTATTTAGTGATATTGACCTAATAGAGGGAGATAACATGCTTAAAGATAAAGGTTGTGAAGCATGTACGTACAAAGCTGTTTTTGCTAATTAACTTCTACACCATTAATAATTTATAAAAAATTATATACATGCCATCAAAAAACAGAAGTCATTTGGCTTCTGTTTTTTGATATATTTTAAAAATAAAGATTTGTTTACTTTTTCAGAATACTTCATTATAATAGTGGTGAACTTATTAAAGTCAAATCTCTGAATCAAAGGGGGTATACGCTTGGATCGAATGTTTCGAGTACTGGGTTTTTGGACAGGAATTTTTGCTGTTATGTTCTATGTAGGGGATATGTATACAACATCTTTAATCTTCTTAGGTCAAACAGGTTTCTTTATCCTTCTTAGCTATTTAAAACTTACTGAGCGTATGTACATCTATATTTTTGGTGCTTATTTAACCATTTTCTTTATCGGCTTTACATACTGGACCACCTTCATGATGGTCCCTGGAGCCGGTGGACATTAAAGAGTGACTAGTATAAAAAAGTGATGTCAACTAAACATCACTTTTTTATATTCTTCAAGTTTTTTTCTGTACCAAAACATGGAAGCTATCACTGATTCCCTGTGGCATAACTAAACTACGAATTGCTCGATTGCGCTTGTTCGTTTCTGAAAATGGGTTGTGGTCACTATGATTTTCTAACTCTTCTAGGATGCCAATGTCTATTAAAAATTCGTATTGCTTCCACCTATTTATTTTCTTAAGGTTATACCTTTCACCAATTCCTTCTAGTACATCCCAATGAATATGACTTGTAATGTCCATTTCTCCAGGATGTTTGAGTACATTCTTCACAAGTTTATGCTGGTAATAGCCTCTTAAGCTTCCTTCTCTTCTTATAGACTCTTGCCATTCTTCATTGCTATATCCATAGTCAATGGTTACGAGAAACCCATCGTTCAGAACAGAACTAATGTTAGAAATCATTGTTTCCATGTCAAGCGATATCTCAATTCGCTGCCCTTCAACTAAATTAATTTTGTATTCCTTGATAAAATTAGCAATGGCATTATTTGATAGTGGAACAACCTTTTCTACTAAATGCTTATCTTCAATGGCAACCATAATTTCGTTTAACACACCTTGATTTTTTTCAATCACATGGACCGGAAAAGCGTCAAATAACTCATTACTAAACAACATTCCTTTAAACATCTCTAGATCCTTAACATGATCAACATACTTTACATTCCAATCTTTATCGAATTGCTCCTTTTGCAATCGAATATGATAGGGACTTTTTTCAATGATAATATAAGTCAACTCTCTTTGTTGACAACACCTATACCATTCTTCCATAAACGCCTTTGCAAAACGGCCATTGCCTGCCCCTAACTCACAAAATACGGGAGGCAACGAATATTCTTTTGTTTGATTTATAAACCATTTTGCGATCATCTTTCCTAGTATATCTGAGTAATTACTTGAGGTAATGAAGTCTCCCTTAGTTCCAATTTTTTCTTTATCCCTCATATAGTATCCATATTGTGGATCGTACAAGACAAAATCGATGTATTCGTAATAAGTAATCATTTTAGAAGGTTTACTATTAATTATATCCGTTAGAATTTTCTGCAAATTTATCACCATATTAGTTTAACACCATTGACATAGTGTTATTTTTATTATATCGTTTATGTAGTAGTTAAAAAATAACCCTCCCATTACTAGAATTCGAATATCCCCAGAAAAACCCTTTCTTCATTGAAAGGGTTTTTCTAATTTTAAGGAGTCATTGCAAATATATATTCCTTAAAAGCCATTTAAAAATGGATTAGTATTCATCTCGTTCCCAATGGTCGTTACTGGTCCATGTCCGCAAAGTACAGCTGTGTTCTCTGGTAATGTTAGTAGTTTATCATGAATGCTTTTTAGCAGTAGTTCTTGGTTTCCTCCAGGCAAATCTGAACGACCAATACTTCCACTAAATAAAGCATCTCCTGAGCATACGATTCCAGCATCCTCAAAATATAATGAAATGCTGCCTGGAGAATGACCAGGTGTTTCATAAATTTTAAATGAAAAAGATTCAATCGTTAATTCTTGTTCACCCATAATGATTTCATCCGCTTCATTTACCTGTACTTTCCCTGCAGGCATCTTTTCTGATAGGTTAAGTGCTGGTGATGAAAGCCAATCTTTCTCCAAATGGTGGACATACACAGGAATATCATAAGCACTTCGAATCGTATCAACGGCTCCAATATGATCATAATGAGCATGAGTTAATACAATTGCAATTGGTTTTAAATCTTCTTCACGAAGGTATTGAATTAGCTTCTCACCTTCACTACCTGGGTCAATGATTAAGCATGAAAAATCCTCTTTCTTTAGGACATAACAATTGGTTTGCATTTGTCCTAGTGGAACTTGTTTCCATTCCATTGTACTGGTTCCTCCTCTTTCAACACTATTCAAAATTATTTTACACTAATTTTAGATAAAAACGAAGCAAACGAGTTTATATGTACTATTTAGAAAAGTCCAACTATTTAGCCTCGACAAACTTTCAGAAAAATTATAAAATAGAGGAGGTTAGTCTTTACAGTAAAATTCAACTTTGAAGTAAGTTGGATCGAACGAACAAAAAGGGGGCACTTTAATGGGTACTGTCATTATCTTCCTACTAGTAGCAATTCTAGCGGCTATTGGTCTCTTACGTTCTTTAAAAAGTAAAAATATTTTAGGTATCCTTTTTGCTTTTGGTACTTTAGCCGTCTTTGGTTGGTTCTCTATCATGACCTTCTTAAATAATGGTTTTCCAGCTACACATTAAAAAGCACCTCTAGGGGTGCTTTTTAATTGTAATTCATTTATATCAATCTACATATATAAACTAGCTAAGAAAATTCCCAGTACCTCTTCATATATTTTATCAAATTGAGAGATCGGAAGAGGGTTAACACCAGAACCTAACTCGAGTGTGAAGCCTGGCTTTCTAAATTCTTGAATAAACCAATCTTTGTAGCCTGCATGACTATCTACATATTGAATCGCTCGATAACCGCTGACTCTTTGAAACTCAGCTGCTATTTCTCTTGATTCTGGTGGTTCTAAGCCTTCATATCCCCAATAAAACTCTTCGCCTTGAGTATGGTATGCCAGCAAACGATCAAAATCATGCTTCTGTGCAAGATCTGCCATTGCCACTGTCTCGGGTTCGGTTAATGGGGCATCTCCTGGATAATCCCTTGGTGCAGGTGATTTAGGTTCTTTTCTCTCCTTCTCGATTTCCCAATTTGCAGGAAATTGATTATTCAAGTCAACTCCACGTATATTTGCCTTCCATCCGCTAAAATCAGTACTTCCATTATTGATTTCAAGTACTTCTTCACGGATAGATTCTGGGGGACCGTTTAGAACTAAATCAGCCCCATCTGGATTCACCATTGGCACAATCGATAAGTCAACCGATTGGTATAAAGGCATTGTAACCAGTCCTCTAATTGGTTGGTTGTTCGTTAATGATAATAAAAACGTATTTAAGTGAGCCATTAAAATGGGAGTTGTAATCCATTCATTCGCATGGAAGGAAGCATTGATATGAACTTTCTTCGTTCCCTTACCAAGTCTTATTTCAAATAAATCCTTGTCTAACACACTTTTTCCAATGCTCCGAATTCTAATAAACGGAAATTGCCTTTTTAAGGTTTGAATATCTCTGACAAGTTGAGCATAATCATAATTTATATTTCGATTAATGATTGATTGGATCACTCGTATCGGGATCCCGATGGTTTGACCTACCATTAATCGATTTGGATTTACGGACTGATTTAATAGCAATAAAGCGTCAACAGAAAGGTTTCTAGACCGAGCCAGTTTCCAAAAGATATCACCTTTTTTTATATTATAGGATTGAACGTAAAATCCTGGAATTTGGATTTCCTGCCCCACTTGTAACCTCTCAACATTGATTCCGGGATTGGAATCAATCAATAAGTTGATAGGAATCATAAACAATCGACTATAATACCAAAGTGTATCCCCTTGACGAATTTTTACCTGCATATTTCCTCCTCCTTCCCATCACAACATACTTATGATGAAATAGAAGGAATCATGACTTCTCCAAATTCTAGCCTGATAGCTTATTTCCTTTTTTCCTTTACTTGTTGGATCTCATGCCTCAACAACAAAATTGCCGACTGATACTCCCGTATATCCATTAATTGTGCTCGATATAATTCATGTACTTCTGATTCCATTAACTCAAGATCGGATATACGATCTCCAATATAAATAATAATGCCAAACTTTTTTAAGTATTGCTGGATGTCATAAATTGTTTTCATTTTCGTTTCCTCGTTTTCACTTATCACTAATTTTAATTTAAGTATAATCCAAACAAAGATTGCTCTCAAGAATCTTTCAAAGAGAGGGACACTCCCTGACCTATGTATATTTTTGTTATTGCTGAATATATTTATCTGGGACAACCCATCGTTATTTTAAAGGAGAATGACCATTGAAAAAATATGCTGGGATGATAACTATGTTTGTACTTTCGTTCATGATCTTTACAATGTTTAACACATCATGGCAAGTCAAAGAAAGTTTTACGTATTTTCCAAGTAATCAAGAAGTTTTATATCAGTCTGCAGAAACAACCTTAACTTTTATGAATGATACTCAAAAAGGATATGAATTGCTATGGAGGACAAGCTCAACCCTTGATCGAAAAGCCTACTTACGTCAAGACATCAGTCTTTTATTTGGAAATGGAAAATTAATTAGCATTATGGGGAAAGATTGGTATCAAGACGAGGATAAAATCAACCTTCAAAGCTCTTTAATCCTAAACGATAGCACCAACTTTAAAGCCATTAGTTTTCATCATGCAGAAATCCATGAAAAGGACAGAATAACAAGTTCTCAAAAACATTCTCATGACGAACTCTATGTCTTAGATTCTAAATTTCATCCCCTTCATTCTTTCCGCTTGCCTGTTCATCAACAAGATGAGGAATGGAAAAAACTAATTGATGACTATATTCAAAAGAAATTAAGTCATAGTCTTGAAATCGCGGAGAAATATCATGAATTCAACCAAAACCAATATACAATTATTCCATTAACAAGTATTTATCAATACGAAGAACTTCCACTTCCTGGCTTTAATGAAAAGGAAACAAGGGAAATGCTTGGCCGCCTTTGGGAAGGGTTATACAAAAACTATTTCCTAGGAGTCAAAAAACAAGATGGCAATGTAACTGATCCAGTTGGCAGTACCATCCCATTAATTTTATTGGCTCGTGATCAAACCCACCTACTAGTAATTAGCGAACTAGAAGATGGGGAAATTATGCTCCTAAAGCAGACGATTCCCTATCAGAAGACGTAATTTCATTTAACCAACTCTTATAGTCCTGATTAGATGGCTGTAAAGATAAAGCTTGGCTTGCATATTCTATTGCTTTAGAGATATTTTCTTCATTGTAATAAACAATGGATAAATTATAGAAAGCTTCATGAAAATCAGGTTTTAATTGGATTACTTTATATAAATGAGTTTTTGCTTCCTGTATTTTTCCCATTTTTATTTCAGAAAAAGAAAGCAAGAATAAAGTATTTACAGTTTCCTTATTTTCGATATTAAATTCATTCAAGATTGTATAGGCTGCATCAAACTGTTCCTTTTCAATATAGGATTGTGCCAAAACAAGGGCTGAGTGCTCATCAACAAATTTCCCAGGAGTAGCAAAGCTAAATTGAATAGCGCCCGTTACTAGGAAACCACTTAAGACCACTGCTGAAATTTGATATAAAAATTTTTTAGTGTTAGGGAAATGAACAATGGCCGATGCAAGAAAACCACCGATCAAACCACCAATATGGCCAGCATTATCAATTCCTGGTATTGAAAAGCCAAATATTAAGTTTACTGCAATTAGAATGATAATATTAAACCCCATCGTTCTTTTAAAAAGTTTTGGATAAATGAGACCAAAATATAATAAGGCCCCGAAACAGCCAAAAATAGCTCCACTGGCACCTGCTGAAATACTAGAACTAAACAAAAGACTAGCTAACGCTCCAGTAAATCCTGCAAACAAATAAATAAATAGGAAGCGAAGATTACCATAAATTTTTTCAACCATAATTCCAAGATAATATAGAGCCATCGTATTCATTAATAAATGCAATAAACCGATATGAATGACAATCGGGGTGAAGAGCCTCCACCATTCTCCATCATGAAGAATAAGCCAATTTACCTTTGCCCCGAACTGGATTAACACAGATGTATTCGTGCTGCCTCCAGCAAATTCCATTAATAAAAAAATGAGAACCTGAATCCCTATGAAAAGATAAGTAAATATAGGCTTTCCATTATTTAATAAAGCCTTTTCTGATTTTATTTTTTCCTCCACAGCTAATAAAAAGGCTTTTTTTTCTATTTCAATTTCACCTTGTTCATAGTCCTCTTGTAAATTAAAGTCAAAAGAGGAGGAAAAAAGCTCTTCTAGTTGTTGGGCACCGCTTTGTCTGTCACAAATAATAGTTGTGACCTTTGTCTTTCCACCTTTTGGGTGAACCAGAGGTTTCTCCAGACGGAATTCATAGTCATCTACAGGTGGATACGGTGTAACGTATATATTTAGTACATGTGCATGGCGTCTTCTTAATTGTTTTCGAACACTTTCACCATTTATCAATGTTAATTGAATATCACGTTGCATCCAATTACTCCAATCTAGATCATGTAAATGAATGCGAACGAATGATGAATCATTCTTCTCGGTATTTTCAAGCCATATTTCCTTTTGGCTTTTTGATAGTTGTAAAAACCGATATCCGTGTTCACGAATCAGTAAATGGGCCAGCCTCCAATAAAGATACTCTTCTCGAAAACTCAACATCTTTCCCACTTTCTATATAGCTTTTCATTTTTAGTTTTACTATAGGCAATTTTACCTCATTCGTAAAGAAATTGCCCTTAACATACAAAAAAGACCCAGTGATGGGCCTTTATCATGTTAAATGGGTTTTGGACCTTGTGGAAAGACAGATCCGATGACCTTATTTTTAACTCCCGGAATACTCATAAATGCTCTTACTGCAAATCTTCTCGCCATTGGATTTCCAAGAATTACATTTAGAACCCGAAAACGCCTTTTAAATAAAAAATAACCTCCAAAACCCATTAATAGGATTGATAGTATTCTTGACATTAATCATCCCTCCTATTAATAGTTTGATGAAATTCCAGAAAATTATCCTAAAAAGCTATCTACATTTTTATAATCCATAAACCAATCAAGAGCGAAAGAAAGCCCGCAAAAAAATTGACGAAATCATTATTAATAAATGAATATCCTTTAATAAGCCTAGTTTGATGTCCACAATGAAAAGTCTTCTCTGTTTTTAATCCACAGTTTGCACATAAATAACCAGCTTGTACATAAGCACCTAATAAGGTATCAATTACATTCCCTAAAAAGCCAAAAATGGTGATGAATATCATTTCAGAAAGGTTTAGTTCAAATAAAATATAGCCTGTCAAGGCAATAATAAAAGATCCTACAATTGATGCGAATGTACCTAGCGGGCTTACAGCACCTGATGTCCCTCTTTCAGCCTTTTTGAACGTTCTTATGTTGTAGGGTCTTCGTTTGCTCATAGACCCTATTTCAGATGCCCATGTATCTGAATTGCTGCAGGCAATTAAAATACAAAAACCAATGATCCAAATAGGATCAGCCGTTATATAATATAACGCACTCGTAAATGCTGCAACTCCACCATTTGCCAAGACTTGCTGCCAATCCCGCGTAGAGCCTTTCACAAGCATTTCCTCTGCCTGTTGTTTGTTTGTATTTTTAATTTTAGACCATAGACTTGAACTAATAAAAAACAACACAAGCAGAAACAAACCTTTTAAGCCAAAACCTAAATTTACAAATAAACCTGTAAAAAAGGCGGCAATCATGCCGGAAGTCGTTAATAACCTTGAGCGATTTGCCGCCATAACCGCAATCAATAAAAAAGCATATACAAACAATTGAGTCATGAAGTTAATGCCTCCCTCACCCTCAGATGTATAAAAATATAAAAAAAACAGCAGGAATATCCCTGCTGCTTATTTTGTTTCACGGTGTGCAGTTGTGCGGTTTTCTCTTGGGCAATATTTTTTAAGCTCAAGACGATCTGGATTATTTCGCTTATTCTTTTTAGAAATATAGTTACGGTCTCCACACTCTGTGCAAGCTAACGTAATATTAACACGCATGTTTATTTCCCTCCAAACTGTTTAATCAAATTCGCTCCGTCGAATTTGTGCCCGGAATTTTTATCATCCGAGGCATCCGCCAGAGGCTGATTTAACTTAATTTCAGCCATGTTTAATAAACCTACTATGTTAGTAAGGATATATATTATTCTCACCACAAACGGAAGTGAGACAACTGTTGAATTAAGTTAAAGTTCGTTCATACGACTTTTCTATAATATCACTTTTTTTTTCGAAATGCTAGTATGTTTTTAATAAGCGATTATTTAATTCGGTTATTTCTATTTTATTATTTCCCGAGATGGACCAAGTGCTACACTTCTGTATATCTCTAGCCCCTATTTTCAGATCAAAAACCTTAATACTTGCCGCTGAACCTTTGTACATCGGTCGATAGTTAAGTATGCCTTTTTCCTGACAATCCCAAAAGGAATTACTTGAAATATTTGACCTTGATTGGATCGTATAATGATTAAAACCGTTTCCGTTATGCATGCCATTAACGAGATAGATCAGACCTCCAGACACATGATAAATGACCTTATCAACAGGAGAGATAAACGAGATGTGTTCTTTCTTTTGATTAGGATGGTGATACATCATTAATAATTTGACATGTCTCTCTTTTTTTCCATGATTCGTAACAATCATATCAAAATAGTTAACCTTTGAAATAGTTGACCTCTGATTCATTTTAACAGAAATGCCATCTGATATAAGAAACATTTCATTTGTCTTCTTTAACCAATGCGTTTTCCCATTAATCCAAATACCTGGAGTAAAATTTAAATGATGAATGAACTTCCTCTTTTGCTGAAATGGAACAATATTCTCAATTATCTTTGTCATCTTATACACCTATTTGTAATTTATTTTCCTTATTTAATTTATGTTTCAGCCGTGTTCTTATTGGGAATCTTTAAAAATCTCAGTCTACGAAAACAAAACAACCTAAATATATATTTTAATCTGTAATATAATGGTAGCATGTATTGTTCTACCCTACAACGAACAGATTTTGTCGTATTCTGCTAAACCTATATAACTAAAAGAATCAAACAGCTATTTAAATTTTTTGTCCTACGAGTAAGAATTATTTTCGACAAAATTCAACCCAATCAACTCTTGTTTATTCGACATTAGACATCCATGATTGACATTCCATACAGTTTTACTAAAGTTAATGGTAAGATATATTTTATTAGAAGTTTAAATCGTTGTAGTTTAAATGAGGTGGTAGTATGGAGGTTCTTTTATTAATTTTATTTTTGTTTGCGATTGCCCTGTTTCTTCTTTCCTTTTTCATTAAAGACCCCATAAAGAGTTAAGAGAAGAGTTTGATCAGTTTTCCATGCAACAATTACAAGAAATATATCAAATGAAAAAGAAACTTAAAGTTTTAGAAGAAGAGTTGTTAGTAACGGAAATGGATGAACCTACATCCGTCACATCCTTCTCTCGTAAAGAAAATAAGGATGTACATGACATTATCAAAAACCAAGTTTGGTCGTTATCCAAGCAGGGAATTCCTGTTGAACAAATTGCCAAACAGTCTTCACTAAGCGTAACCGATGTTGAATCCATTCTTATGGAATTTGCATTTAAAGGCAAGCACGATTAATAGGAGCAGCGTGATGCTGCCCCTAACTTTTACTCGTTTAAATCATATTGCTTTCCTTTGACCAAGTAAAAAACATGTTCGGCAATATTCGTAATATGATCAGCAGCTCTTTCCAAATATCGGTTAATAAATAACATTTGTATAATTTGGTCGTAATTATCAGCATGTTGATTATTTAAATGGAATAAATCCTTGATCACTTCTCCATATAAAGCATCAACTTCGTTATCCAAATCAGCCACTTTTTTAGCAATTCCAAGGTCTTCTTCTTGATAAGCAATTAAAGCATCCTTAAGCATGTTCGAAGTGATCTCATACATTTTTTTCAATCTTTTAATTTCTTTAATATGAGGTTCTTGTCCGATTCTAATCGTAGATTTCGCAATGTTTACGGCAAAATCAGCAATCCTCTCAACATCCGTTGCAATTTTAATAGAAACAATAATACGTCGAAGGTCAATTGCAACAGGTTGTTGTTTAGCAATTAATAAAATCGCAAAGTCATTGATTTCTTCATAGAGAATATTTATTTTTGTGTCATCTTCCATTATTTTTATCGCCATTTCAACATCATGCGTATCTAACGCCTTCATTGCTGATTCTAATGCTTTAGCTGTCATCTGAACTAGATGAACAAGCCTACCTTCTAAGTTATTTAAATCATCTTCAAATTTACCACGTACAGGCACCCTTTGTTCCTCCTTCATCAAACCATTCACTTTCCTTCCTATTATTTTATGTAATAAACCATTTAATTATATAATTTATTTGCTGATAATCGAATACTAATTTTAA is a genomic window of Niallia sp. XMNu-256 containing:
- the comGB gene encoding competence type IV pilus assembly protein ComGB, which codes for MKNKWSLLEQASFLKMTGELLVRGYPLSDALESLIIHLPKQRRGQIKEGLILLKEGYPFYSILQKLHFDKHLTGYVFFAEKHGGLATAFIEGSKMIESKVKDLTKLKKLFSYPLFLIGTTIILFTFVQKYLLPRFSLLFSTMNLEVNVFTRMINNLDHAVPLLFFLLSFIVGLSIYYYFSHFRKISPLQQKILLMKVPFLSNYLRLFYTHYFSTQLSHLLSGGLSVNEALTLFEQHEDQPFYQQLGKDMKENLRKGEKLERILLHYSFFEKELATIVKHGQENGKLSQELMFFATQCFSRLEEKTEKLMKQLQPILYSLIGLLIVSMYLSVLIPMFQLLDGI
- the comGA gene encoding competence type IV pilus ATPase ComGA; this encodes MSSIESLADKIITDAVRSCATDVHIIPRRNDTLVQLRISNKLVPKLHLPKEECDRLVSHFKFTASMDIGERRRPQSGSCSYVIDGKMVGLRLSTLPAAQSESLVIRLLPLHEHIPIYQISLFPSMTRKLLALLKHSHGLIVLTGPTGSGKTSTLYSLLNETSHLYNRNVITLEDPIEKENELVLQVQVNEKAGITYTTGLKAILRHDPDIIMVGEIRDAETAKIAIRAALTGHLVLTTMHTRDAKGAIYRLVEFGVNWQEIQQTLVAITAQRLVELTCPYCSGECSPYCLSYGKAKRSSVFELLSGKSLSSALGEVKGEKLISPHQTLRDVIRKGIALGYIKEDEYDRWVFTDEK
- a CDS encoding helix-turn-helix domain-containing protein → MEQTLKITNVLSDPTRYYIYNYISTRHQEVTVQEIAEKFDIHPNVARLHLTKLEDVNMLVSETRKTGKGGRPSRLYRLSKDVIQLHFPYRDYQLLSKIAIETMASLGEVGQKALYETGRKFGLELIEQELSKNMQSVDKLTFDEKINIIKTASTIAGLSPDFQVSEDKTKVHFQVFNCPFKEVAQQHIENVCEMHVEFLKGMFQALFSDIDLIEGDNMLKDKGCEACTYKAVFAN
- a CDS encoding DUF2626 domain-containing protein, translating into MDRMFRVLGFWTGIFAVMFYVGDMYTTSLIFLGQTGFFILLSYLKLTERMYIYIFGAYLTIFFIGFTYWTTFMMVPGAGGH
- a CDS encoding SAM-dependent methyltransferase, with product MITYYEYIDFVLYDPQYGYYMRDKEKIGTKGDFITSSNYSDILGKMIAKWFINQTKEYSLPPVFCELGAGNGRFAKAFMEEWYRCCQQRELTYIIIEKSPYHIRLQKEQFDKDWNVKYVDHVKDLEMFKGMLFSNELFDAFPVHVIEKNQGVLNEIMVAIEDKHLVEKVVPLSNNAIANFIKEYKINLVEGQRIEISLDMETMISNISSVLNDGFLVTIDYGYSNEEWQESIRREGSLRGYYQHKLVKNVLKHPGEMDITSHIHWDVLEGIGERYNLKKINRWKQYEFLIDIGILEELENHSDHNPFSETNKRNRAIRSLVMPQGISDSFHVLVQKKT
- a CDS encoding MBL fold metallo-hydrolase, whose protein sequence is MEWKQVPLGQMQTNCYVLKKEDFSCLIIDPGSEGEKLIQYLREEDLKPIAIVLTHAHYDHIGAVDTIRSAYDIPVYVHHLEKDWLSSPALNLSEKMPAGKVQVNEADEIIMGEQELTIESFSFKIYETPGHSPGSISLYFEDAGIVCSGDALFSGSIGRSDLPGGNQELLLKSIHDKLLTLPENTAVLCGHGPVTTIGNEMNTNPFLNGF
- a CDS encoding DUF2759 domain-containing protein is translated as MGTVIIFLLVAILAAIGLLRSLKSKNILGILFAFGTLAVFGWFSIMTFLNNGFPATH
- a CDS encoding M14 family metallopeptidase, with product MQVKIRQGDTLWYYSRLFMIPINLLIDSNPGINVERLQVGQEIQIPGFYVQSYNIKKGDIFWKLARSRNLSVDALLLLNQSVNPNRLMVGQTIGIPIRVIQSIINRNINYDYAQLVRDIQTLKRQFPFIRIRSIGKSVLDKDLFEIRLGKGTKKVHINASFHANEWITTPILMAHLNTFLLSLTNNQPIRGLVTMPLYQSVDLSIVPMVNPDGADLVLNGPPESIREEVLEINNGSTDFSGWKANIRGVDLNNQFPANWEIEKERKEPKSPAPRDYPGDAPLTEPETVAMADLAQKHDFDRLLAYHTQGEEFYWGYEGLEPPESREIAAEFQRVSGYRAIQYVDSHAGYKDWFIQEFRKPGFTLELGSGVNPLPISQFDKIYEEVLGIFLASLYM
- a CDS encoding YqgQ family protein; the encoded protein is MKTIYDIQQYLKKFGIIIYIGDRISDLELMESEVHELYRAQLMDIREYQSAILLLRHEIQQVKEKRK